In Fibrobacter sp. UWR3, a single window of DNA contains:
- the mpaA gene encoding murein tripeptide amidase MpaA, whose amino-acid sequence MACMEFTPEHRGIVRLEAREYGRSVLGAPLHYYPCRSACRLLVFAAIHGEEPETTFLLSRCLRAFDTNFEHMAFVLCANPDGATLGTRGNANGVDLNRNFATSNWNPAHVQSRSILESARDTLLSPGKAPGSEPETQALVALIESLKPESVIAMHSPIGCIDAPARTPLVERLHGTLNLPWKPDIGYPTPGSFGTWCSEHRVECITLELPRLAPELLFERYGESFARFLAAQD is encoded by the coding sequence ATGGCCTGCATGGAATTCACTCCGGAACATCGCGGCATTGTCCGCCTCGAAGCCCGCGAATACGGCCGCTCCGTACTGGGGGCCCCGCTCCATTACTACCCGTGCCGTAGCGCCTGCAGGCTTCTCGTATTCGCCGCGATTCACGGCGAGGAACCCGAAACGACGTTCCTGCTGAGCCGCTGCCTGCGCGCCTTCGACACGAACTTCGAGCACATGGCCTTCGTGCTGTGCGCGAACCCCGACGGTGCCACTCTCGGGACCCGCGGGAACGCGAACGGGGTGGACCTGAACCGCAACTTCGCGACTTCGAACTGGAACCCGGCCCACGTGCAGTCGCGCTCTATCCTGGAATCCGCCCGAGATACGCTTTTAAGCCCGGGGAAGGCCCCCGGCAGCGAGCCCGAGACGCAGGCGCTTGTCGCCCTCATAGAGTCGCTGAAGCCGGAGTCCGTAATTGCGATGCATTCCCCCATCGGGTGCATCGACGCCCCCGCACGCACGCCCCTCGTGGAGCGGTTGCATGGAACCCTGAACCTCCCGTGGAAACCCGATATCGGTTACCCCACTCCGGGCAGTTTCGGGACATGGTGCAGCGAACACCGGGTTGAATGCATAACGCTAGAGCTCCCGCGCCTGGCGCCGGAGCTCCTGTTTGAACGTTACGGTGAATCTTTCGCGCGATTCCTCGCGGCGCAAGACTAG
- a CDS encoding M15 family metallopeptidase, with the protein MSFTDMESADLLPYGLGSPELVEFQNGYFVCKDICSDLARLDALLKENGFRLRLESAYRPFEKQLSIWNRKARGELALLDEFGKPMQRPQDEEELMYAILTWSALPGASRHHLGTDIDVVDGNACPEGYEVQLTPDECTGMFAKFHKFLDARFAANEAFGFSRVFVPGRGKIKPEGWHIAHLPTSRRLLDNFSLDTLRKIYEATDIACKRVILARLDSLAEDFIYPYFI; encoded by the coding sequence ATGAGTTTTACGGATATGGAATCTGCGGATCTTTTGCCTTATGGCCTTGGCTCGCCCGAACTGGTTGAATTCCAGAATGGTTACTTTGTATGCAAAGATATATGCAGTGACCTCGCGCGTCTTGATGCCCTCCTGAAAGAAAACGGATTCAGGCTGCGTCTGGAATCGGCATACCGCCCGTTCGAGAAGCAACTCTCTATCTGGAACCGTAAGGCCCGCGGGGAACTCGCCCTGCTCGATGAATTTGGCAAGCCGATGCAGCGCCCGCAGGACGAGGAAGAACTGATGTACGCTATCCTCACGTGGTCGGCACTGCCGGGCGCGAGCCGCCACCACCTGGGTACGGATATCGACGTGGTAGACGGTAATGCCTGCCCCGAGGGTTACGAGGTACAGCTCACGCCCGACGAATGCACGGGAATGTTCGCCAAGTTCCACAAGTTCCTGGACGCGCGCTTTGCTGCAAACGAGGCCTTTGGGTTCAGCCGAGTGTTCGTGCCCGGCCGCGGGAAGATTAAGCCCGAAGGCTGGCACATTGCGCACCTGCCCACGTCGCGCCGCCTGCTGGATAACTTCTCGCTCGATACCCTGCGCAAGATTTACGAGGCTACGGATATCGCCTGCAAGCGCGTCATTCTCGCGCGTCTCGATTCCCTCGCAGAAGACTTCATTTACCCTTACTTTATCTAG
- the ruvC gene encoding crossover junction endodeoxyribonuclease RuvC, producing MIILGIDPGSITTGYAFLQAGSGHTKVLEYGVLHAPAGRPVEDRLLHIVTELESRLDTYKPDSLAMEGVFFAKNAKSALVLGHIRGAILVACRKRGMTFNEYPPKVVKQAVTGDGSAAKEQVANMIFARLGIEPSDLPLDASDALAIAWTHANPAPLTAALAPHAKRPAGRKKKASVADWKALVERMGGKLP from the coding sequence ATGATAATTCTAGGTATCGACCCCGGCTCCATCACGACCGGGTACGCCTTCCTGCAGGCGGGATCCGGGCACACGAAAGTGCTCGAATACGGGGTGTTGCATGCCCCGGCGGGCCGCCCTGTGGAAGACCGTCTGCTCCATATCGTTACGGAACTGGAATCGAGGCTCGATACGTACAAGCCCGACTCGCTTGCCATGGAAGGCGTGTTCTTTGCGAAGAATGCGAAGAGCGCTCTGGTGCTGGGGCATATACGCGGGGCTATCCTGGTAGCCTGCCGCAAGCGCGGGATGACATTCAACGAGTACCCGCCGAAGGTGGTGAAGCAGGCCGTCACGGGTGACGGGAGTGCGGCCAAGGAGCAGGTGGCGAACATGATTTTCGCACGACTCGGGATAGAACCTTCCGACTTGCCGCTTGATGCGAGCGACGCGCTCGCGATTGCGTGGACGCACGCGAACCCGGCCCCGCTCACGGCGGCGCTGGCTCCGCATGCAAAGAGGCCCGCCGGTCGCAAGAAAAAGGCGAGTGTCGCCGACTGGAAGGCACTTGTCGAAAGGATGGGAGGGAAGTTGCCATGA
- a CDS encoding S8 family serine peptidase: MFGLVWSSPSVLLTSDRHVTAWNFVNYRFRLTNTSTAPVLNPEINYYAAQAPLGAEVDVSSGLNPVTASVVQAGQYTVVKFSLHGLLFPGDSVEIHCRIYSEGFLMGWDSSNDWSYQHNAEVYEPNYFMAVYDASHNILWGSDPLGGNQNTSDVVLWTDRGSNFTVERYNGDTAEVVPAGRFWLIKDMPISPKERDLLAERGIVKHSVGSHQGKTLALFRSETDVQKSLLDSLVAGFYNTVAVDDSTPVEIEFYQDSLYEDSSRIDMEIFCWPDVSVNTCVEEVAACGGDDIGVARGLLIAKVRKDSLQCLAQSRNIDGLAVQHELGLASSAVDRDAVNISSLQNNDTAWQHALQMDRATKDWLSGVKYTGDGIVVGVYESRFGYIHPDFNEYDSSMALIPREIRKDEFWGLDGRALSRQVNGYDAHAYGVAGIIGGNGNDSSGFKYRGVAPKIHYYAGSNSSPNVQVGHVVNHSHITDSILAAYVNEDYVIDAAVFKNWNSECTKINPSSNVSVANCVEGDTLTKTVVYAAGNNGDNEGYPSYKYGIHRAYHSILSNSKNAITVGNMTSEEKVRFHHSSMGPTWDGRIKPDIMAPGATSQIVASANHPVEIYVDYVKLYRPNSAEPYFVLDSNAFPEKSEWLRSALAITSIEPLENGNYAYKFTCDTTTQLGISALWDFDSILVSSQDEMEIRFRKGEGWDNNEYIYGNIHFGTHESGFYPPPDSLKDSLRLIYPNENFDNNVWHINVPAVWTASDAYTIKRFPLAALDTTINAYYVRLDFSFIRGIVTPAVCDSNRCGYTFPIEGGTSAAAPFVSGIAALMYQKFRDTTGDSLHRHSMRNSTVKALLIHTAIDMEDSEQAHFSVNADMQKAHHDGAPHYTPHGVGPDFATGWGRVDGAAALGLISGYNKKTREFSNFREIEIGNGFEKRWTTVVDGAQNRLRVTLVWDDAPGERDKAVNPEYFKESKLVNDLDMYLVSPSGEYHYPWRIDPLPTEYIDTSGNHSDVATGFERILEGNVHDAYNGCGSGDRLDVACFDHLNNVEVVDVDNPEPGRWQVVVMGRRLEDYNNADSNAQVATLVSDFALKESNFCSVVHDYAPQTTYRCSYTLGDDAISYVTFDERTLVGAGDDIQLFDENGTLLGTYVENQLAGKRLKFRSRLLTVVLHSDNDNSQGWGFGVTKIKVYPMAVLKMPFEFTKKVE; the protein is encoded by the coding sequence ATGTTCGGCTTAGTCTGGTCGAGCCCTTCGGTGCTGTTGACAAGCGACCGCCACGTGACTGCATGGAACTTCGTCAATTACCGATTTAGACTTACGAACACGTCAACTGCGCCTGTCCTAAATCCCGAAATCAATTATTATGCTGCTCAGGCTCCGCTTGGGGCTGAAGTGGATGTTTCCTCCGGTCTAAATCCCGTAACGGCATCCGTGGTGCAGGCGGGGCAATACACTGTAGTCAAGTTCTCCCTTCACGGTCTTCTTTTCCCTGGGGATTCCGTTGAAATTCATTGCCGCATCTATAGCGAAGGTTTTTTGATGGGCTGGGATTCGTCTAACGACTGGTCATACCAGCATAATGCCGAGGTCTACGAGCCGAACTACTTCATGGCGGTCTATGACGCATCGCACAATATTCTTTGGGGCTCAGACCCACTAGGCGGCAACCAGAATACATCCGATGTTGTGCTGTGGACTGACCGTGGGAGCAATTTTACGGTCGAACGATATAATGGCGATACTGCCGAGGTTGTCCCGGCAGGGCGGTTCTGGTTAATAAAAGATATGCCCATCTCGCCGAAGGAGCGGGACCTGCTTGCCGAGCGGGGAATCGTCAAGCATTCCGTCGGCAGTCACCAGGGCAAGACGCTCGCCCTGTTTCGTAGTGAAACCGATGTGCAGAAGAGTCTGCTGGACAGCCTGGTTGCTGGGTTCTACAATACGGTTGCCGTAGATGATTCTACTCCAGTCGAAATAGAATTTTATCAAGACAGCCTGTACGAGGACTCGTCAAGGATTGATATGGAAATATTCTGCTGGCCAGATGTTTCTGTCAATACCTGCGTTGAAGAAGTTGCTGCGTGTGGAGGCGACGATATTGGTGTAGCACGTGGGCTGCTAATCGCGAAAGTCAGGAAGGACTCGCTCCAATGCCTTGCGCAAAGCCGGAATATTGATGGCTTGGCTGTGCAGCACGAACTGGGCTTGGCTAGCAGCGCCGTTGACCGTGATGCCGTCAACATATCCAGCTTGCAGAACAACGACACTGCATGGCAACACGCTCTTCAAATGGATCGTGCCACGAAGGACTGGCTTTCTGGCGTGAAGTATACGGGCGATGGGATTGTAGTGGGGGTGTATGAGTCCAGATTTGGTTATATTCATCCTGATTTCAACGAGTATGATTCATCAATGGCCTTAATACCAAGGGAAATAAGAAAAGACGAATTTTGGGGACTAGATGGACGTGCGCTGTCAAGGCAAGTGAATGGTTATGACGCTCATGCCTATGGTGTTGCCGGGATAATTGGTGGAAACGGAAATGACTCAAGCGGCTTTAAATATAGAGGTGTTGCCCCTAAGATTCATTATTATGCAGGATCGAATTCCTCTCCTAATGTTCAGGTTGGCCATGTCGTTAATCATTCCCATATAACTGATAGCATTTTAGCTGCATATGTAAATGAAGATTACGTTATAGACGCAGCAGTGTTTAAAAATTGGAATAGCGAATGTACAAAAATAAATCCTTCATCTAATGTAAGTGTTGCTAATTGTGTTGAGGGCGATACGCTAACCAAAACGGTTGTTTATGCTGCTGGCAATAATGGGGACAATGAAGGATACCCGTCATACAAATATGGTATACACCGTGCCTATCACTCAATCTTGTCTAATTCAAAGAATGCGATAACTGTAGGTAACATGACAAGTGAAGAAAAAGTCCGTTTTCATCACTCTAGTATGGGACCTACATGGGATGGACGAATCAAGCCTGACATAATGGCACCGGGAGCAACAAGCCAAATTGTTGCTAGTGCCAACCATCCTGTTGAAATATATGTGGATTACGTGAAATTGTATAGGCCAAATTCTGCGGAACCGTATTTTGTTCTAGATTCGAATGCGTTTCCTGAAAAATCAGAATGGCTGAGGAGTGCACTAGCTATAACTTCTATTGAACCGCTTGAAAACGGAAACTATGCATATAAATTTACATGTGATACAACAACGCAATTAGGTATATCAGCTCTTTGGGACTTTGATTCTATATTAGTTTCTTCGCAGGATGAGATGGAAATCCGTTTCCGCAAAGGCGAGGGATGGGATAACAATGAATATATTTATGGAAATATACACTTTGGAACGCATGAATCTGGATTTTATCCACCTCCCGATTCTCTCAAGGATTCTCTTCGTTTAATCTATCCAAATGAAAACTTTGATAATAATGTTTGGCATATCAATGTTCCCGCGGTATGGACTGCTAGCGATGCTTATACAATCAAGCGTTTCCCATTAGCAGCTCTTGATACCACCATTAATGCCTACTACGTGCGTTTAGATTTCAGCTTTATTCGCGGTATTGTTACTCCTGCAGTCTGCGACTCCAACCGCTGTGGATATACCTTCCCCATAGAAGGTGGCACTTCAGCTGCGGCTCCCTTCGTGAGCGGTATCGCCGCCCTAATGTACCAGAAGTTCCGCGACACTACAGGGGATTCCCTGCACAGGCATTCAATGCGAAATTCTACCGTCAAGGCGCTCCTAATCCATACCGCGATAGACATGGAGGATTCCGAACAGGCGCATTTCTCTGTAAATGCCGATATGCAGAAGGCTCATCATGATGGTGCGCCACACTACACGCCTCACGGTGTCGGCCCGGACTTTGCGACGGGCTGGGGGAGGGTTGACGGGGCCGCCGCACTCGGCCTTATTTCCGGATACAATAAGAAGACTCGAGAATTCTCCAACTTCAGGGAAATCGAGATAGGGAACGGGTTCGAAAAGCGGTGGACGACTGTTGTCGACGGTGCGCAAAACCGACTCAGGGTGACCTTGGTATGGGATGATGCTCCTGGTGAAAGGGACAAGGCTGTCAATCCGGAATACTTTAAGGAATCTAAACTAGTCAACGACCTGGATATGTATCTGGTGAGCCCATCTGGTGAATACCACTACCCCTGGAGGATAGACCCATTGCCGACGGAATACATTGACACAAGTGGAAATCACTCCGATGTAGCAACGGGGTTTGAAAGAATCCTGGAAGGAAATGTCCACGATGCATACAACGGCTGTGGTTCGGGCGACAGGCTCGACGTGGCGTGCTTCGACCACCTAAACAATGTCGAGGTCGTGGACGTGGATAATCCTGAGCCGGGTCGGTGGCAGGTTGTCGTGATGGGCAGACGACTCGAGGACTACAACAATGCGGACAGCAACGCACAGGTGGCAACACTTGTCAGCGATTTTGCCCTTAAGGAGAGTAATTTCTGTAGCGTCGTTCATGATTATGCTCCGCAGACAACGTACCGTTGCTCGTACACACTTGGCGATGACGCCATATCCTACGTCACGTTTGACGAGCGCACACTTGTCGGTGCCGGGGATGATATCCAACTCTTTGACGAGAACGGGACCCTATTGGGGACCTACGTCGAGAATCAGCTTGCCGGGAAAAGGCTGAAATTCCGCTCAAGGTTGCTTACGGTCGTACTCCATAGTGACAACGACAATTCCCAGGGCTGGGGGTTCGGCGTTACGAAAATAAAGGTCTACCCGATGGCGGTTCTGAAAATGCCGTTCGAATTTACAAAGAAGGTGGAGTAG
- a CDS encoding FISUMP domain-containing protein, with amino-acid sequence MFMFKFACFFSFICICLFLVACGDGGTSEPILYPREISVETSSSMAESSSFEIPESSEAQSSSSASFLCIIGTDEDCDYGMLIDERDGQIYKTMKVGGQVWMAENLNYQIGVKHCYHDSCAQYGRFYSWSTAMDSAGVFSTNGLGCGDGLMCSPDYPVRGICPAGWHLPSKFEIEPLVPELGGLMEIAAQAEDSSTPSIFAERFLTRTYMWSSTDENENMTSFLSFNKESYSLYPATCMKYRLLSVRCVKGQSAEQNMDKLLSFNARSSSSSVSQSSSSSVSQSSSSCDVHVSYGEMTDERDAHVYRTMTIDGCTTKKNESGEYRVKVPRQTWMAENLNYAYLQPTSTLDSSSWCYNNEPDSCVKYGRLYLWSAAMDSAALFSEDTKGCGFYRNVESWQKCHVTGMGRGVCPEGWHLPTRQEYGNLQSTTPLVCKMKNDAQVTNGFLLQFGGLYYAEPDCCTVYNYTNGEHFFEWGEDASFFWFASEGTIGSEAYSVMTEEISCVPSTGSTYKFFAFSVRCVKDVPDIE; translated from the coding sequence ATGTTTATGTTTAAATTTGCTTGCTTTTTCTCGTTTATTTGTATTTGTCTATTCCTCGTCGCCTGTGGTGACGGAGGGACGTCGGAACCTATTCTGTATCCAAGGGAAATCTCTGTTGAAACATCATCCTCTATGGCGGAATCGTCATCTTTCGAAATACCAGAATCGTCAGAAGCGCAAAGTTCTTCGTCTGCCTCGTTTCTTTGTATAATCGGCACTGACGAAGACTGCGATTACGGAATGTTGATCGATGAACGTGATGGGCAAATCTACAAGACGATGAAGGTTGGTGGCCAAGTATGGATGGCGGAAAATCTAAATTATCAGATAGGGGTTAAACATTGCTACCATGACAGTTGTGCGCAATATGGCCGTTTTTATTCTTGGAGTACTGCGATGGATAGTGCCGGAGTTTTTTCGACAAACGGCCTGGGGTGTGGTGACGGCCTTATGTGTTCGCCCGACTATCCTGTACGTGGAATATGTCCTGCAGGGTGGCACCTGCCCAGCAAATTTGAAATAGAGCCGTTGGTGCCCGAATTGGGGGGATTGATGGAAATTGCTGCTCAAGCCGAAGATTCTAGTACGCCGTCAATTTTTGCGGAGCGCTTTCTGACACGTACATATATGTGGTCATCTACGGATGAAAACGAGAATATGACATCTTTTTTGTCTTTTAATAAAGAGTCGTATAGCCTGTACCCCGCCACTTGCATGAAATATAGATTACTTTCCGTTCGCTGTGTAAAAGGGCAAAGTGCTGAACAGAATATGGACAAACTGCTGTCGTTTAATGCTCGGAGCAGTTCATCGTCAGTCAGTCAAAGCAGTTCATCGTCAGTCAGTCAAAGCAGTTCATCATGTGATGTGCACGTTTCTTATGGAGAGATGACGGATGAAAGGGATGCCCATGTCTATAGAACGATGACGATTGATGGTTGTACAACGAAAAAAAATGAAAGCGGAGAATACCGTGTAAAGGTTCCTAGACAGACATGGATGGCGGAAAATCTGAACTATGCGTATTTGCAGCCGACATCGACGCTAGATTCCTCTAGTTGGTGCTACAACAACGAACCGGACAGCTGTGTAAAATACGGACGACTTTATCTGTGGTCTGCTGCCATGGATAGTGCAGCTCTGTTCAGCGAGGATACTAAAGGCTGCGGTTTTTACCGCAATGTTGAAAGTTGGCAAAAGTGTCATGTTACTGGGATGGGGCGAGGGGTGTGTCCTGAAGGGTGGCATTTGCCAACGAGACAGGAGTATGGTAATCTGCAAAGTACGACACCTCTTGTATGTAAGATGAAGAATGATGCCCAAGTCACAAATGGTTTCTTATTGCAATTTGGAGGTCTTTATTATGCGGAGCCGGATTGCTGTACTGTCTATAATTATACGAATGGTGAACATTTCTTTGAATGGGGCGAAGATGCGAGCTTTTTTTGGTTTGCTTCCGAAGGAACTATCGGTTCCGAAGCCTATAGCGTTATGACCGAAGAAATAAGTTGCGTGCCGTCTACTGGAAGTACATATAAATTTTTTGCATTTTCTGTCCGTTGCGTTAAGGATGTTCCTGATATAGAATAA
- a CDS encoding FISUMP domain-containing protein: MRRTLPIFCVALFLVACGDGGTSEPILYPVGKFESSSSSFEKVSSGETMSRENQSSSAESDTSSEEFCVENECFVTDKRDGNVYRIIEIGEQLWMAQDLMYEIVNQQCFDESVNDCAKYDGLYSWSAAMDSAGNFSLNGLGCGDGLVCVPASPVRGICPAGWHLPNNNEIKNMIYAMMHNSDLDLFGRSTFWLSTEENDQNAFYMGLNMTEEHKSMMANPKSDLKKTLLNVRCLKGKSSDGAAVVSSSSSVSVNSSSSSVGLYISYGEMTDERDGQVYKTMTISGTLYDKFYPKQIWMAENLNYAYLQPTSTEDSSSWCGDNNPETCKRYGRLYLWSAAIDSAAVFSEDAKGCGYFATDDEWVKCPSERKIRGICPEEWRLPTYNEYYKLLFWRLRDGSGFAEEQLLEYFEDEDEEILGSSNFWLATEKSNTMAFRDAFSPYSLEYSEGYPLSGALPPEDKRMAHSVRCVKDVPDVE, from the coding sequence ATGCGTAGAACCCTTCCGATATTTTGCGTAGCCTTATTCCTTGTCGCCTGTGGCGACGGAGGAACGTCGGAACCTATTCTGTATCCTGTAGGAAAATTTGAAAGTAGTTCCTCTAGTTTTGAAAAAGTTAGTTCTGGTGAGACTATGAGCCGGGAAAATCAATCGTCTTCTGCAGAATCAGATACGTCAAGTGAAGAGTTCTGTGTCGAAAATGAGTGCTTTGTTACGGACAAGCGGGATGGAAATGTTTACAGGATAATAGAAATCGGGGAACAGTTGTGGATGGCGCAGGATCTAATGTATGAAATTGTGAATCAACAGTGCTTTGATGAATCCGTTAACGACTGCGCAAAATATGATGGATTATATTCGTGGAGTGCGGCGATGGACAGCGCCGGAAACTTTTCTTTGAATGGTCTAGGGTGCGGGGATGGCTTGGTATGTGTTCCTGCTTCGCCTGTACGTGGAATATGTCCTGCGGGATGGCATTTGCCGAATAATAACGAGATAAAAAATATGATCTATGCTATGATGCATAATAGTGACTTGGACTTATTCGGGCGTTCAACTTTTTGGTTGTCAACGGAAGAAAATGACCAAAATGCATTCTATATGGGTTTAAATATGACGGAGGAGCATAAATCAATGATGGCAAATCCAAAATCTGATTTGAAGAAAACACTACTTAATGTGCGCTGTCTCAAGGGCAAGTCCTCTGATGGAGCCGCTGTTGTTTCTAGCTCGTCGTCAGTCAGCGTTAATTCAAGTTCGTCATCAGTGGGTCTCTATATCTCCTATGGAGAAATGACTGACGAGCGTGACGGACAAGTTTATAAGACAATGACTATCAGTGGAACGCTTTATGACAAATTTTATCCAAAACAAATATGGATGGCGGAGAATTTGAACTATGCCTATCTACAGCCAACTTCTACCGAGGATTCATCAAGCTGGTGCGGTGATAACAACCCGGAAACCTGCAAAAGATATGGAAGGCTGTACTTGTGGTCTGCGGCAATAGATAGCGCGGCTGTATTTAGTGAAGATGCCAAGGGGTGTGGCTATTTCGCTACAGACGATGAATGGGTTAAATGTCCTTCCGAAAGAAAAATTCGGGGAATTTGCCCCGAAGAATGGAGACTTCCCACTTACAACGAATATTACAAACTGCTGTTCTGGCGTTTAAGAGACGGAAGCGGCTTTGCGGAAGAGCAATTACTAGAATATTTTGAGGATGAGGATGAGGAAATTTTGGGGTCTTCGAATTTCTGGTTGGCAACGGAAAAAAGTAATACTATGGCTTTCCGGGATGCTTTTAGTCCTTATTCGCTAGAGTATTCGGAGGGCTATCCCCTTAGTGGAGCCTTGCCTCCAGAAGACAAGCGTATGGCTCATTCTGTCCGTTGCGTTAAGGATGTTCCTGATGTTGAATAA
- a CDS encoding FISUMP domain-containing protein — protein MTDERDGNVYKTLTIEGVFSNKYIPKQTWMIENLNFAYLQPTSTLDSSSWCLDNNPGNCEKFGRLYLWSAAIDSAALFSEDADGCGFFSLEENWHKCQGISISLWDDEKIPFTRGVCPEGWHLPTYDEELSVMHWRYCCDSHDEFNYQRAQFSIYDLISDYFDEYLGHPALWVAMESDYQQAYIDIMSYNDILVSEGYDVIVPVSKQYAVAVRCVKDAPD, from the coding sequence ATGACTGATGAACGGGATGGTAATGTCTACAAAACATTAACGATAGAAGGTGTGTTTAGTAATAAATATATTCCTAAACAGACTTGGATGATAGAAAATTTGAATTTTGCCTATTTACAACCGACATCAACATTAGATTCCTCAAGTTGGTGCTTGGACAACAATCCTGGTAACTGCGAAAAGTTTGGCCGATTGTATCTTTGGTCTGCTGCCATAGATAGTGCGGCGCTGTTTAGTGAAGATGCCGATGGTTGCGGCTTTTTTTCTTTAGAAGAAAACTGGCATAAATGTCAGGGAATATCGATATCGCTTTGGGATGACGAAAAAATTCCTTTTACGCGAGGTGTTTGTCCTGAGGGATGGCATTTGCCAACATATGATGAGGAACTTAGTGTGATGCATTGGCGATATTGCTGTGACTCACATGACGAGTTTAATTATCAAAGGGCTCAGTTTAGCATTTATGATCTGATATCAGATTATTTTGATGAATATCTAGGACACCCTGCGTTGTGGGTTGCTATGGAATCTGATTACCAACAAGCGTATATAGATATAATGTCATATAATGATATTTTAGTATCAGAAGGCTATGATGTTATTGTCCCTGTAAGCAAACAATATGCAGTTGCCGTCCGTTGTGTCAAGGATGCCCCAGACTGA